CGAGCATCTTATCTGGGCTATTTTTAGACCACGGTTCTCTGCATGTCTCAGTTAAGCCCTTGCGAGAAACCCTATACTAACAAGGTATCTGGAATCGATTTAGACCTGTAATGGTGTGATATAGCTACTTCATACTGTGGCTTACTGTATGTCTCAATCTAAGCATAACACTCACAGAAATCCCAGTCATCGTCCTCTTCGTAGTACGCTTCACCctcatcttcaacatcaCCCTCGTCATTGCCCTCTTTCTTGTCGCCCTTGACAACTTTTTGCTCTTCCTCGTTTTCGTTCTCACCATCGTCCTCGACCTGTTCCTCGCCATCATCGCAGagcctttcttcctcttcatccgcctcttccttatcatcttcctcatctttAGCCTCGttctcaacatcctcactctcttcaatctcctctttcttttcaccctcctcatcttccaatgcatcttcttcatcaagatcaccgttctcctcatcctcatcctcctccccatACACAAACACACGAACCCAATCCTGCACAAACTGCCCCACCTTCACAACCTCCATCAACCAATCATCCCCACCCACCTCCCTTACTCTCTCCAAACAGTCATTATAATCAACCAAACTCCCTAGCTCCCCCGCACACCCCTCGAAAACCCACGACCCCATTACCGGCAGCGGATCCCCAAAAGCACGCTCGACAAGCCCCCACGCCGCCTCATCCCAGTCGTCAAACAAGGCCCTCGTGGCAATGTATTTGTCCGTGTCAGCTCTGGGCTTAGTGCGGTCATACGTACAGACGATGATGCGCTCCAAGTGGAGAAGGACTTCAATCGCGCGGTCGTACTTCCTCAGTAAATCTGGGTAGTTCTCAGCGATGTACACCATATCACACTCGAAGGAAGATGGCGAGGCCGCCGTGGTCGTAGCGGAGCTGTAGTCAAACGACCGTCTCAGGAGGTCCCGGCGCTGGTGCCGGCCTGTATCGCGGAAGTCATGGCGCAGAAGATTCACATGCACGCGAAGGTAATACTCAGCGACCTTCCGGTCGACATCGGTGCCCGGCGTAGACCGGTCAGGCCGGTGGGTGTATGAGGCGTAGTAAGTCGTCGTGTCGAACCTCCGAGCCCTAGTCGGACCGGGGACGTACGCCTCCCATGACCGATCTCGAACTACACCAACAGCCCAATCGATGACCTTCCAGTCAATCAACCGCTCTAGCTCCTTCGAGTGCGCATGCACACAAACACCACCCACATTCTTCAAACTGCAGAACGGCACAACCACCATGTCAGAGTCATCCGCCCACGGCGCAAAAAAGCTCTCTCTTACACCCCTGACCATCACAGGCTCATGATGCCACTCCTGTCCATTGAGGCTTTCAAGCACGATACTCATCTTCTGAATAACAGGCGCACGACGCAGCATATCGACAAGATTAACCACCCTATCAAACAGAACAAACAACTGTCCGGGGTTATCACTCATCGGCGCGTAGAGCCTCACAACAACCTCGTCAATTTGCCGGAAAGGAAAACCATAGAGTTCCTGTTCTCGAGCGTCATTCACATCGACGATAATCATCTTTGGGAAGTTGTAGTAGCGCGTGCCGAAGATGATGCTCATCCATTCTTCCGCCAGAGGCGAGAGCTCGATTTCCATTCGACTCGCGTGGAAGATGCTTATGTCGGGTGTGGCCTTGGCTCTGACAGTGGGGATGCTAGTACGTTTGTTGGTGTCAAGTGGCGTGTGCATGTGGCCAGAGTTCTGGAGCATGGCTGCAGTAATGAGTGCAGTTGCTGCCATTATATATACTCCCTTAACTATTTGTtttcttgtttgtttgtATATAGCTTCGTTGCTTGTTTGTTTCTGTAGTGAATAAAATCAGAGATGTAGAAATGCTCGAGAGTCTGCTCCTGACGAGGTGGTTTTATGCCACATCTTCTGCCTATTTTGTTTATGTCGATAATTCTGGGAGTCGGACGCTATAGGCACCATACCATTGTTATTATATTTGTATCGGGCTCTTATTTGAGATTGCTGGCTGCCTACTTAGGTTGATACTGGGGGTTGGCATCATAGTGCGTCATATACTTAGAACGCGAACGGGCTCGGTTCGGGAAGGGTAATATAATTTGCTGGCATGGATAGCCCTGACCGTCGCAATATAtatgagaaaagaaaaaggattTACGAAGGCATGATGCCAGAGGCTAAACGATAGATGAACGGGATCTGCAGAAAACTAATTACAGGTGGGCGACATGGAATACTTACATATAATCGCATAAAGCATATATCTAAAACGCTCCGTATAGCTGCAAGAAGAGCAGGTATTCCGTTTCAGTACAAACGATACAATGTACCGAGAAGTTGTAGTATGAGGGTAccactgcttctgttttaaAAATGCGTGGTACTGGTCAAATTATCAGTAGAGCATTAAAATACTAAGTCTGCTTTGCAACTTCAAGATTACTTCAATATCTATACTTATAAACTCGGTCCGAACTCCGATACTGATGCTCAACTCTCCAGTTGTGGCTCTTCTGCCCTCTCCAAGCACCCATGATAAGCCCTATCACTGAACTGCCAAGTACAATCGCCAAATACCCATAACCAAACTCCCTCAACCCAATCAACGGAGGCCCAGGGGCCAAGAGAAGGTCCTTCCTGTAAAGGCTGAGTTAATTGTCTTACTGTTTCTGCCTCCGGCTCTGCCGAACTTCCACCAAACTCATCACCTTGCTAAACAGCACAAACAAATCTCTTGGACTGTCCGGATCCAGGGCCCCAAGAGCAACCCCAATCCGATCAACCCGATCAAACAGCAAACTGTAAAACCCCAGCTTACGCAAATCCCCCGCATCCCTAATACTCCACTTGTTTTCGGGTGATGCCTGTCTTGGGTACGACATGGTGTTCCGCGGTGTATGATATCGTCATCCACCCCCAGGGTGAGGGTGTTAGGTAGAATACCAGCTGGGGATGGGAGTCGCATATGGTCGTTATTTCGTTGTAAAGGGTGCGACTTGCGCGGAGAATGGCGAGGCCTGTTTTGTAGGTTTTGCGTCCCCACCAGCCATCTTCGTCTGCGGGGAGG
This Aspergillus chevalieri M1 DNA, chromosome 3, nearly complete sequence DNA region includes the following protein-coding sequences:
- a CDS encoding uncharacterized protein (COG:S;~EggNog:ENOG410PZXQ), with product MAATALITAAMLQNSGHMHTPLDTNKRTSIPTVRAKATPDISIFHASRMEIELSPLAEEWMSIIFGTRYYNFPKMIIVDVNDAREQELYGFPFRQIDEVVVRLYAPMSDNPGQLFVLFDRVVNLVDMLRRAPVIQKMSIVLESLNGQEWHHEPVMVRGVRESFFAPWADDSDMVVVPFCSLKNVGGVCVHAHSKELERLIDWKVIDWAVGVVRDRSWEAYVPGPTRARRFDTTTYYASYTHRPDRSTPGTDVDRKVAEYYLRVHVNLLRHDFRDTGRHQRRDLLRRSFDYSSATTTAASPSSFECDMVYIAENYPDLLRKYDRAIEVLLHLERIIVCTYDRTKPRADTDKYIATRALFDDWDEAAWGLVERAFGDPLPVMGSWVFEGCAGELGSLVDYNDCLERVREVGGDDWLMEVVKVGQFVQDWVRVFVYGEEDEDEENGDLDEEDALEDEEGEKKEEIEESEDVENEAKDEEDDKEEADEEEERLCDDGEEQVEDDGENENEEEQKVVKGDKKEGNDEGDVEDEGEAYYEEDDDWDFCECYA